In one window of Maribacter sp. BPC-D8 DNA:
- a CDS encoding arylsulfatase, which translates to MNIKFVLFSMLFSIALVSCAQENKKPNIIYILADDMGIGDLGSYGQKFIQTPNLDKMAANGMRFTQHYSGAAVCAPSRSTLMTGQHTGHTPIRGNKEVGNNIEGQVPIPANTVTLAEILKAQGYATGMFGKWGLGFNEGDPNNQGFDEFYGYNDQKLAHRYYPPYLNHNQKRDSLEGNDWTNKVTYAPNKIQDHRLKFLEDNKDKPFFAYIPLVLPHAEIISPNDSIFKLYDGKFIETPYTVDNDYTSDYGPNIVKHHYASVAKPLATYASMVTRIDAYVGQIIDKVDELGLADNTIIMFASDNGPTTLGGASPDFFSSNSDFKGYKRDLYEGGIRAPFIVVWPNKVEKASITNHVSTFWDVLPTLTEITNSETPDNIDGISFLPTLIGKENQAQHDYLYWEYNIKGGRKAVRKGNWKGVWYNMNTKKQSHLELYNLAEDISETTDVADKHPEIVADFKQIMKEARTDSELFPFEN; encoded by the coding sequence ATGAATATCAAGTTCGTATTATTTTCAATGCTGTTTTCAATAGCATTAGTTTCATGTGCTCAAGAAAATAAAAAGCCAAACATTATATACATTTTAGCTGATGATATGGGCATTGGTGATTTGGGTTCTTACGGTCAAAAATTTATTCAAACACCGAACCTTGATAAAATGGCCGCCAATGGCATGAGGTTCACTCAACATTATAGTGGGGCAGCCGTGTGTGCACCTTCGCGTTCAACATTAATGACAGGTCAACATACTGGCCACACCCCTATTAGAGGAAATAAAGAAGTAGGTAATAACATAGAAGGTCAAGTACCAATACCTGCAAATACAGTAACACTTGCCGAAATTTTAAAGGCACAAGGTTATGCAACCGGTATGTTTGGTAAATGGGGACTTGGTTTTAACGAAGGGGACCCAAATAATCAAGGTTTTGATGAGTTTTATGGTTATAACGACCAAAAATTAGCGCATCGTTATTATCCACCCTATTTAAATCATAATCAAAAAAGAGATTCTCTTGAAGGTAATGATTGGACAAACAAAGTCACTTATGCACCAAACAAAATACAGGATCATAGACTTAAATTTTTAGAAGACAATAAAGACAAGCCATTTTTTGCATATATACCTTTGGTTTTACCACATGCCGAAATTATATCTCCTAATGATTCTATATTCAAACTATACGATGGTAAATTTATTGAAACACCATATACGGTAGATAATGATTATACATCAGATTATGGTCCGAATATCGTCAAACATCATTATGCATCTGTAGCGAAACCTTTAGCCACTTATGCTTCAATGGTTACTAGAATAGATGCATATGTAGGTCAAATTATTGATAAGGTAGATGAATTAGGTCTTGCAGATAATACCATTATTATGTTTGCAAGTGATAATGGCCCTACTACATTAGGCGGAGCTAGTCCAGATTTTTTTAGTAGCAATAGTGATTTTAAAGGCTATAAGCGAGATCTATATGAAGGTGGTATTAGAGCACCTTTTATCGTGGTTTGGCCAAATAAAGTAGAAAAGGCTAGCATAACCAACCACGTATCAACGTTCTGGGACGTTTTGCCAACTTTGACTGAAATCACCAATTCAGAAACACCTGATAATATTGATGGTATTTCATTTTTACCCACATTAATAGGTAAAGAAAACCAAGCTCAACATGATTATTTATACTGGGAATATAATATTAAAGGTGGAAGAAAAGCGGTTCGAAAAGGAAATTGGAAAGGTGTTTGGTACAATATGAATACCAAAAAACAAAGTCATTTAGAGCTATACAATCTAGCTGAAGATATATCTGAAACTACTGATGTTGCAGATAAACATCCAGAAATCGTTGCTGATTTTAAGCAAATTATGAAAGAGGCAAGAACAGATTCAGAATTGTTTCCATTTGAAAACTAA
- a CDS encoding right-handed parallel beta-helix repeat-containing protein, translating into MSIQNYILKIILLSNLVFSINCYSQQLSENEVVVFGLDIAEDATPALVSRILKANENPISEIKFEKGTYHFYPDKGFEKFCYISNHGDLMINTPFPLFNMNNLVIDGQGSTFIFHGVMIPFLIDDSKNISVKNLSIDWYQSFHSEGLIVANDEANKTFDMQISNEYPYDIRNGQLFFIKEYYQHTIGQSILFDPKRKAISFDTEAYTGITTKSKSETTFNLDTITYKYEYDKRDVDNKNIGIQNRVTVKEIKPGLLRVFGHTKKMPPVGHILSMKGEQGLNRVSPAFSVKNTNGFNALNVTVHHAGGMGIIAENSADIILDNFNVTPSQGRMVSTTADATHFVGCRGKLELKNCTFENQLDDASNIHGTYQKIVDVLDDYRIGVRMGHHQQKAFVIGRPNDNLGFVRLSESFFPYKKSTIKNIEYINNRYQIITLNDKLPENLKAGDLVENLDGYPDLLVQNCTIRNNRARGLLISNPVQTVIENNFFSTEMEAILMPVESGHWYESGNAANVVIKGNIFQDCQHGGKNRGVIRFDTDDDNENIAFKNIEITDNTFNQFDNLILEITNVDGLVFKGNVITNSSTFPQLYPENPAITVVNSKNLIFKKNKYKGKVNSNFLITVDGSMSDLKLK; encoded by the coding sequence ATGTCAATTCAAAACTACATTTTAAAAATTATTCTATTATCGAATTTAGTTTTCAGCATCAATTGTTATAGTCAACAATTATCAGAAAATGAGGTAGTAGTTTTTGGTTTAGACATTGCCGAAGATGCAACACCTGCATTAGTATCAAGAATTTTAAAAGCTAATGAAAATCCGATTTCAGAAATAAAATTTGAAAAAGGAACTTATCATTTTTATCCGGATAAGGGTTTTGAAAAATTTTGCTATATCTCTAATCATGGAGATTTAATGATCAATACTCCTTTTCCCCTATTTAATATGAACAACCTTGTAATAGATGGACAAGGTTCTACATTCATATTTCATGGAGTAATGATTCCCTTTTTAATAGATGATAGTAAAAATATAAGTGTAAAGAATTTATCTATCGACTGGTATCAGTCTTTTCATAGCGAAGGTTTAATCGTTGCCAACGATGAAGCAAATAAAACATTTGACATGCAAATTTCAAATGAATACCCTTACGATATTCGAAATGGTCAATTGTTTTTCATAAAAGAATACTATCAACATACTATTGGGCAATCTATTTTATTTGACCCCAAAAGAAAAGCAATTTCTTTTGATACAGAAGCATACACAGGTATTACGACAAAATCAAAATCAGAAACAACTTTTAATCTAGATACGATTACCTATAAGTATGAGTATGATAAACGCGATGTTGATAACAAGAATATAGGAATACAAAATCGTGTAACGGTAAAAGAAATAAAACCAGGTTTACTTCGTGTATTCGGGCACACAAAAAAAATGCCACCTGTAGGTCATATACTATCAATGAAAGGTGAACAAGGTTTAAATAGAGTGTCACCTGCGTTTAGTGTAAAAAATACAAATGGTTTTAATGCCTTAAACGTTACTGTACATCATGCAGGTGGTATGGGTATTATTGCCGAAAACTCTGCCGATATTATACTTGATAACTTTAATGTTACCCCATCTCAAGGTCGTATGGTATCTACAACTGCAGACGCCACACATTTTGTTGGTTGTAGAGGAAAATTGGAATTAAAAAATTGCACGTTCGAAAATCAACTTGACGATGCTTCTAACATTCACGGAACATATCAAAAAATAGTCGATGTACTTGACGATTACAGAATTGGTGTTAGAATGGGGCATCATCAGCAAAAAGCTTTTGTGATAGGGCGACCTAACGACAATTTAGGTTTTGTAAGATTGAGCGAATCTTTTTTTCCATATAAGAAATCAACTATAAAGAACATAGAGTATATCAATAACAGATATCAAATAATAACACTTAACGATAAGTTACCTGAAAATTTAAAAGCAGGCGATTTAGTTGAAAATCTTGATGGCTACCCTGACCTACTAGTTCAAAACTGCACTATAAGAAATAACAGAGCAAGAGGTTTGTTGATTTCGAACCCTGTACAGACGGTCATTGAAAACAATTTCTTTAGTACTGAAATGGAAGCAATTTTAATGCCTGTTGAAAGTGGGCATTGGTATGAATCTGGTAATGCCGCAAATGTGGTTATTAAAGGAAACATATTTCAAGACTGTCAACATGGAGGAAAAAACCGAGGTGTAATTCGATTCGATACAGATGATGACAATGAAAATATAGCCTTCAAAAACATTGAAATTACAGATAACACATTTAATCAATTTGACAATTTAATTCTCGAGATCACCAATGTTGATGGTCTCGTTTTTAAAGGAAATGTAATTACAAACTCAAGTACGTTCCCTCAACTTTATCCAGAAAACCCAGCAATTACAGTAGTGAATTCTAAAAATCTGATTTTCAAGAAGAATAAATACAAAGGAAAAGTAAACTCCAATTTTTTAATAACGGTAGACGGTTCAATGTCTGATTTAAAACTCAAATAA
- a CDS encoding SusC/RagA family TonB-linked outer membrane protein yields the protein MKLKKHSLTNKLLSRYLLFTLLLTTFASLQAQAQAQDLTVTGTITSAEDGYPIPGATVIIKGTTTGSISDFDGVYSIDTQIGDTLEFSFIGTESQSVTVTKNTLNVVLVSQAENLDEVVIIGYGSIAKKDVTGSVSSVSTKQITQTQTTSIAQAIQGRAAGVAVTKSSGQPGSTPTVRIRGVGTVNNSDPLYIVDGVPINDISNVNMDDAQSIQVLKDASATAIYGSRGANGVVLIATKTGRASKPSISYKTYTGMETRIDNLDVMNAEQWATLYNEGKTNDGAAIDPDFSNPSSLDSYNWKDAAYRTGNIQSHQLAVSGGSEKISYYVSFGKLDQKGILKNTSFDRTNFRVNNTYQIKPQIKVGQNLQYSKSKSNSVSATGANSNLKTAFIGYVVDPVSPIFTADGTPARPLYSTEIRNPVGLTIYDQTPLTKESFLGNIFIEADLFKGLSFRSNYGLEINNRKTDNFRSEYFISAEQNRPVNSYSLMRSENKVSVWSNTLNYRTTINQKHSINALIGHESQKSDFNNVIASRSNIPEGVDNPTLGAGAVDSSTNGGGISTSSLLSYFGRLNYSYDERYLFTGTYRIDGSSRFGENNRFAQFPSLALAWNIKNEDFFKSEAINQFKVRVGWGETGNQNIPNSAIFSTLSTSENYLLGNDETTVVGLAPLRPGNPDLKWETTTTTNVGLDLGFLENAITFTADYFIKTTSDMLLESPILQTSGFGLNPTINAGEIENKGFEFSANYKKSINDFFFSVGGNISIIDNTVVSLASEGSSINTGNAGNGYSNISRTEAGRSIASFYGLEAIGLFQNQDEIDNNASLNGNLPGDVQYRDQNGDDVINDDDRTFIGSPLPDFTYGINVDMIYKQFDFSMFFQGVQGNDIFNATGYLLDGKLDSNLSTEYLNRWTGEGTSNSVPRATFDGFANNSRLSSRFVQDGSYLRLKNIQLGYNFDSSVLEKTFITKARVYLAGQNLLTITNYNGLDPELGVDETQTQDGSNTSLDLGIDRGRYPSTRTVTVGLDINF from the coding sequence ATGAAACTAAAAAAACACTCACTTACTAATAAGCTATTGAGCAGGTATCTGCTCTTTACTTTATTATTAACAACGTTTGCTAGCCTACAAGCACAAGCGCAAGCGCAAGATCTTACGGTTACCGGTACCATTACAAGTGCTGAAGACGGTTATCCAATACCAGGAGCAACGGTAATAATAAAAGGAACAACAACAGGTTCGATATCTGACTTTGATGGAGTTTATTCTATTGACACCCAAATTGGCGATACATTAGAATTCAGTTTTATCGGCACAGAGAGCCAAAGTGTAACAGTAACCAAAAATACGCTGAATGTGGTTCTGGTCTCACAAGCCGAAAACCTTGATGAAGTTGTAATAATTGGGTACGGTTCAATTGCTAAAAAAGATGTTACAGGTTCTGTATCTTCTGTAAGTACAAAACAGATAACACAAACGCAAACAACATCTATAGCGCAAGCGATACAAGGTAGAGCTGCTGGGGTTGCTGTAACTAAAAGTTCAGGTCAACCAGGATCTACGCCTACTGTAAGAATTAGAGGTGTCGGTACTGTTAACAATTCAGACCCTTTATATATCGTAGATGGCGTACCAATTAATGACATCTCTAATGTTAATATGGATGATGCTCAGTCTATTCAAGTTTTAAAAGATGCATCTGCTACAGCTATTTATGGTTCAAGAGGTGCCAATGGGGTGGTCTTGATCGCTACAAAAACGGGTCGTGCGTCTAAACCATCTATTTCTTATAAAACCTACACAGGTATGGAAACTAGAATTGACAATTTAGATGTTATGAATGCCGAACAATGGGCAACTTTATATAATGAAGGAAAAACTAATGATGGTGCTGCTATAGATCCTGATTTTTCAAACCCTTCATCTTTAGATTCTTATAACTGGAAAGATGCAGCTTATAGAACTGGTAACATACAAAGTCATCAACTAGCTGTTTCTGGTGGAAGCGAAAAAATATCATATTACGTCTCTTTCGGTAAATTAGACCAAAAAGGTATATTAAAAAATACTTCTTTTGATAGAACTAACTTTAGAGTAAACAATACCTATCAAATAAAACCCCAAATAAAAGTGGGTCAGAATCTTCAGTATTCAAAATCAAAATCCAATTCTGTAAGTGCTACAGGTGCTAACTCTAATCTAAAAACTGCATTTATTGGTTATGTTGTAGATCCCGTATCACCGATATTTACAGCAGACGGTACACCAGCTAGACCCTTATATTCTACAGAAATAAGAAACCCTGTCGGTTTAACTATATATGATCAGACTCCATTAACAAAAGAGAGCTTTTTAGGAAATATATTTATTGAGGCAGACCTGTTTAAAGGTTTATCATTTAGATCAAATTATGGTTTAGAGATTAATAATAGAAAGACAGATAACTTTCGATCTGAATACTTTATCTCTGCAGAACAGAATAGACCTGTTAATTCTTATAGTTTAATGAGATCCGAAAACAAGGTTAGTGTTTGGTCTAACACTTTAAATTATAGAACAACGATTAATCAAAAGCATAGTATTAATGCGCTAATTGGTCATGAATCGCAAAAATCAGATTTCAACAATGTTATAGCTTCAAGAAGTAATATTCCAGAAGGCGTCGACAACCCTACTTTAGGCGCAGGGGCAGTAGATTCTTCAACAAATGGAGGTGGCATTTCAACATCGTCTTTATTATCTTATTTCGGAAGACTAAACTATAGTTATGACGAAAGGTATTTATTTACCGGTACTTATAGAATTGATGGGTCTTCTAGATTTGGAGAGAATAATAGATTTGCTCAATTTCCATCTTTAGCCTTAGCATGGAATATTAAAAACGAAGATTTTTTCAAAAGCGAAGCTATCAATCAATTTAAAGTTAGAGTAGGATGGGGAGAAACAGGAAATCAAAACATACCAAACTCTGCCATTTTTAGCACCTTAAGTACTAGTGAAAATTATTTATTGGGTAATGATGAAACTACGGTAGTTGGTTTGGCTCCATTAAGACCAGGTAATCCAGATTTAAAATGGGAAACGACCACTACAACAAACGTAGGTCTTGACTTGGGCTTTCTAGAAAACGCTATCACTTTTACTGCTGATTATTTTATTAAGACTACTTCAGATATGTTGTTAGAGTCACCAATACTACAAACATCAGGCTTTGGTTTGAACCCGACTATAAACGCTGGGGAAATTGAAAATAAAGGATTTGAATTTTCTGCCAACTATAAAAAAAGTATCAATGATTTTTTCTTTAGCGTAGGTGGTAATATTTCTATAATAGACAATACCGTAGTTAGTTTAGCTTCAGAAGGTAGCTCAATAAATACAGGTAACGCAGGTAATGGATATTCAAATATTAGTAGAACAGAAGCTGGTCGGTCTATTGCATCTTTCTATGGTCTAGAGGCAATCGGACTTTTTCAGAACCAAGATGAAATAGACAATAACGCGAGTTTAAACGGTAATCTACCTGGAGACGTGCAATACAGAGATCAAAATGGAGATGATGTTATCAATGATGATGACAGAACATTTATTGGTTCTCCATTACCAGATTTTACGTATGGAATTAATGTTGATATGATTTACAAACAATTCGACTTTTCAATGTTCTTTCAAGGTGTTCAGGGGAATGATATTTTTAATGCTACCGGATATTTATTAGACGGAAAATTAGACTCTAATCTAAGTACTGAATATCTTAATAGATGGACAGGTGAGGGTACATCTAACTCTGTACCTAGAGCCACATTTGATGGGTTTGCCAATAATAGCAGACTATCTAGCAGGTTTGTTCAAGATGGATCTTATTTAAGATTAAAAAACATTCAATTAGGGTATAATTTTGATAGTAGTGTACTTGAGAAAACATTTATAACCAAAGCTAGAGTCTATTTAGCAGGTCAAAATTTACTTACCATTACAAATTACAATGGCTTAGATCCAGAACTAGGTGTAGATGAAACCCAAACACAAGATGGTAGTAATACATCTTTAGATTTAGGTATTGACAGAGGTAGATACCCATCAACAAGAACAGTTACTGTAGGTCTTGATATTAACTTTTAA
- a CDS encoding RagB/SusD family nutrient uptake outer membrane protein — MKIYNNIQRYIKYGLPAIMIAIVSCTDELDSEAYGEPVLENFYTNPVQAEQALVASYSSMSEIAGSNFWGTMGNDVIFGEIGTDDFIKGGRTAENNTPLLERDTWTISTSSQIIEQMWKVNYKGILFTNLVIENVPNIDFDDEERKKEILAEAHFLRAFYYFDLVNSFGGVPIIDKPLSIGEFNVPRSTKEESYTFIEDDLKIAIADLPSRLNRDANYTGRADKGAALGMMMRVLLYQNKMAQIETYGNQLFALGFQLTPDYTTIFQPEGEWNSGSLFEINFSSDASILGTGIPRRVNPNSNKGGGFVQAREDLRNEYEENDPRFDATLFFKDANYGTDWYVRKYSWAPYSNYELPAIGGNNNSANNIRIIRLSDAYLMYAEAIYNSDPTTAIEYVNKVRTRARGTAAATVVPDLPNSLTGQDLLDAIYHERRVELAGEGFRFHDLVRTDRAGALLSPYGFTQGTNEIMPLPINEITLSNGVLTQNPNY, encoded by the coding sequence ATGAAAATATATAATAACATTCAGAGATATATAAAGTACGGTTTACCTGCGATAATGATTGCAATAGTATCTTGTACAGATGAGCTTGATTCTGAAGCCTATGGAGAACCTGTTTTAGAAAACTTTTATACTAATCCGGTTCAGGCAGAGCAAGCTCTAGTAGCATCATATTCGTCAATGAGCGAAATAGCGGGTAGTAACTTTTGGGGTACCATGGGTAATGATGTCATTTTTGGAGAAATAGGTACAGATGACTTTATAAAAGGAGGACGTACAGCAGAAAATAATACTCCACTACTAGAAAGAGATACTTGGACAATTTCTACATCAAGCCAAATAATAGAACAGATGTGGAAGGTAAATTACAAAGGTATTTTATTTACCAATTTGGTCATAGAAAACGTACCGAACATTGATTTTGATGATGAAGAAAGAAAAAAGGAAATTTTAGCAGAAGCTCATTTTTTACGTGCCTTTTATTATTTTGATTTGGTAAACTCGTTTGGTGGTGTACCAATTATAGATAAGCCTTTAAGTATAGGCGAGTTCAATGTTCCCCGATCTACAAAAGAAGAATCTTATACATTTATTGAAGATGATTTAAAAATTGCAATCGCCGATTTACCTTCGAGATTAAATAGAGATGCCAATTATACTGGGCGTGCCGATAAAGGGGCTGCGTTAGGTATGATGATGCGTGTATTATTATATCAAAATAAAATGGCACAAATTGAGACCTATGGTAATCAGCTGTTTGCTTTAGGCTTTCAATTAACACCAGATTATACTACCATTTTTCAACCAGAAGGTGAATGGAATTCAGGATCTCTTTTCGAAATTAATTTTTCTTCAGATGCCAGTATTTTAGGTACAGGTATACCAAGACGTGTAAACCCGAATAGTAATAAAGGAGGGGGGTTTGTACAAGCAAGAGAAGATTTAAGAAATGAATACGAGGAAAATGATCCTAGATTTGATGCTACTTTATTCTTTAAAGATGCTAATTATGGAACAGATTGGTATGTAAGAAAGTACTCTTGGGCTCCTTATTCAAATTATGAATTACCAGCTATTGGGGGTAATAATAACAGCGCAAATAATATTCGTATCATAAGACTCTCTGATGCTTATTTAATGTACGCAGAAGCTATTTACAATTCAGACCCAACAACAGCAATTGAATATGTAAACAAGGTTAGAACTAGAGCTAGAGGAACTGCTGCAGCTACTGTAGTGCCAGATTTGCCTAATTCTTTAACTGGGCAAGACTTACTAGATGCTATCTATCATGAAAGACGTGTAGAGTTAGCTGGTGAAGGGTTCAGGTTTCACGATTTGGTTAGAACAGATAGAGCGGGAGCTTTACTAAGCCCCTATGGCTTTACACAGGGTACAAATGAGATAATGCCATTACCTATAAATGAAATAACATTATCAAATGGCGTTTTAACACAAAACCCTAATTATTAG
- the galK gene encoding galactokinase has product MNKELLHKIKTNFGEKFDTKPLMIFSPGRINIIGEHTDYNDGFVFPAAVDMGIILAIQKSDSIISTAYALDKHEELQFSLDELKPSTEGSWENYIKGVVAEIQKSGKTIGNFNLVFGGDIPGGAGMSSSAALENSVVFGLNILFDLQLSKEEMILISQKAEHNYVGVKCGIMDQYASMFGIKDNALLLDCRTVKSKPYKIDFKSYQLILINTNVKHSLSDSAYNDRRSVCESISKMLDVQALRDATINDLKKIQEQVTPANYQKALYIIQENERVIMASKAIEEGNLNVLGELLFDSHNGLQNQYKVSCDELDFLVNKAKSNKHVLGARMMGGGFGGCTINLISTEHTNAFTEDVAKNYKEKFNIDCTVHAIKLSDGTKIIE; this is encoded by the coding sequence ATGAATAAAGAATTATTACATAAGATAAAAACAAACTTTGGTGAAAAGTTTGACACAAAGCCCTTAATGATATTTTCTCCTGGCAGAATCAATATTATTGGTGAACATACCGATTATAATGATGGCTTTGTATTTCCTGCCGCAGTAGATATGGGCATAATATTGGCCATACAAAAGAGTGACTCAATTATATCAACAGCGTATGCCCTAGATAAGCATGAAGAATTACAATTTTCTTTAGATGAACTGAAACCCTCGACCGAAGGTAGTTGGGAGAACTATATTAAAGGTGTGGTTGCCGAAATACAGAAGAGCGGTAAAACAATCGGAAATTTTAATTTAGTTTTTGGCGGAGATATTCCTGGAGGTGCAGGCATGTCTTCATCTGCTGCATTAGAGAATAGTGTAGTCTTTGGTTTGAATATTCTATTTGATTTACAGCTTTCAAAAGAAGAAATGATATTAATTTCTCAAAAGGCCGAACATAATTATGTAGGCGTAAAATGCGGAATTATGGATCAATATGCCAGTATGTTTGGTATTAAAGACAATGCATTACTTCTAGATTGTAGAACTGTAAAGTCTAAACCTTATAAAATTGATTTTAAAAGCTATCAGCTGATATTAATTAATACGAACGTTAAACACAGCCTATCTGACAGTGCTTACAATGACAGACGATCTGTATGCGAATCTATTTCAAAAATGCTAGATGTACAGGCTTTAAGAGATGCCACCATAAATGATCTGAAAAAGATTCAAGAACAGGTAACACCTGCAAACTACCAAAAAGCACTCTACATTATACAAGAAAATGAGAGGGTTATAATGGCATCTAAAGCTATTGAAGAAGGAAATTTAAATGTACTAGGCGAACTGCTTTTTGACTCACATAATGGGTTACAAAATCAGTATAAAGTAAGTTGCGACGAATTAGATTTTTTAGTGAATAAAGCAAAATCTAACAAACATGTTTTAGGGGCAAGAATGATGGGTGGCGGTTTTGGTGGTTGCACTATTAATTTAATATCGACTGAACATACCAATGCATTTACAGAAGATGTAGCTAAAAATTATAAAGAAAAATTCAATATTGACTGTACCGTTCATGCCATAAAACTTTCTGACGGTACAAAAATTATTGAATAA
- a CDS encoding sulfatase family protein produces MKTSKPHILLILSAILLFGFSCKEKPIEKKNEVEKAVKKPNIVVIYLDDLGYGDISSYGATELQTPNIDALASGGLKFTNGYASSATCTPSRYALLTGMYPWRNKDAKILPGTAPLLISTEQQTLPKMLKTQGYQTAIVGKWHLGLGTGMVNWNERVSPGPNEVGFDESYILAATQDRVPTVYIDNGNVVGLDPNDPISVDYKTNFEGEPTAISNPEMLKMKWHHGHNNSIVNGIPRIGFMKGGDAAKWSDVDMADHFLTKAQDYVKNHKEKPFFLYYAMQQPHVPRTPHPRFAGKSGLGPRGDVILEADWCIGEFIKTLKEEKLLENTLIVFSSDNGPVLNDGYYDDAVEKLGKHDPNGGLRGGKYSIFEAGTRVPFITYWKGKIKPATSDAIVCQMDLLASLADLVGTEDNTTDSEDVMNVLLGESQKGRDNLIIEATGKTALRHGDWLMIPPYKGKNFREKVSIEVGNFPEFQLYNLKDDAGQQNNLAISNPEKLAEMTKIFESLRGVDFEKGVKEVIFR; encoded by the coding sequence ATGAAAACCTCAAAACCACACATATTACTAATACTATCAGCCATTTTATTATTTGGGTTCAGCTGTAAAGAGAAGCCAATAGAAAAGAAAAATGAAGTAGAGAAAGCTGTAAAAAAACCAAATATTGTCGTCATTTATTTAGATGATTTGGGCTACGGAGATATCAGTTCATACGGGGCAACAGAACTGCAAACACCAAATATTGATGCTTTAGCTTCTGGAGGATTAAAATTTACTAATGGTTATGCATCATCGGCAACGTGTACACCGAGTAGGTATGCATTACTTACAGGTATGTATCCTTGGCGAAATAAAGATGCAAAAATATTACCGGGTACTGCTCCCCTCTTAATAAGTACTGAGCAACAAACCTTACCTAAAATGCTAAAAACCCAAGGCTATCAAACAGCTATCGTTGGTAAATGGCATCTTGGTTTAGGAACCGGAATGGTGAATTGGAACGAAAGAGTTTCGCCAGGACCAAATGAAGTTGGTTTTGATGAATCTTATATTTTAGCTGCTACGCAAGATAGAGTACCTACAGTATATATTGATAATGGAAATGTTGTCGGTTTAGATCCGAACGATCCAATATCTGTAGATTATAAAACAAATTTTGAAGGTGAACCAACAGCAATTTCAAATCCTGAAATGCTAAAAATGAAATGGCATCACGGGCACAATAATAGTATTGTAAACGGCATCCCTAGAATTGGTTTTATGAAAGGCGGTGATGCTGCTAAATGGAGCGATGTTGATATGGCTGATCATTTCTTGACAAAAGCACAAGACTATGTAAAAAATCATAAAGAGAAACCATTCTTTTTATATTATGCAATGCAACAACCTCATGTACCACGAACACCACATCCTCGTTTTGCAGGTAAGTCTGGCTTAGGACCTAGAGGCGATGTTATTCTAGAAGCAGACTGGTGTATAGGTGAGTTTATAAAAACTTTAAAGGAAGAAAAATTATTAGAAAACACACTCATAGTTTTCTCAAGTGATAACGGCCCTGTATTGAATGACGGATACTATGATGACGCTGTTGAAAAACTAGGAAAACATGATCCTAATGGAGGTTTAAGAGGTGGTAAATACAGCATCTTTGAAGCAGGTACACGAGTACCGTTCATTACTTATTGGAAAGGAAAAATTAAACCTGCTACTTCAGATGCTATCGTTTGCCAAATGGATTTATTAGCGTCGTTAGCAGACCTAGTGGGTACAGAAGACAATACTACTGATAGTGAAGATGTAATGAATGTATTATTAGGTGAAAGTCAAAAAGGAAGAGATAACCTAATTATTGAGGCTACAGGTAAAACGGCATTACGCCATGGAGATTGGTTAATGATTCCGCCATATAAAGGCAAAAACTTCAGAGAAAAAGTTAGCATAGAGGTTGGTAATTTCCCAGAATTTCAACTTTATAATTTGAAGGATGATGCAGGTCAACAAAATAATTTAGCCATATCTAATCCTGAAAAATTAGCAGAAATGACCAAAATTTTCGAATCATTAAGAGGAGTAGATTTTGAAAAAGGTGTAAAAGAAGTCATTTTTAGATAA